From the genome of Segatella hominis, one region includes:
- a CDS encoding Clp protease ClpP: MKYQISITGYIGSWTKRMVHDILNDNKGKHVDVSIDSLGGEVSAGLAICQMFKSHGDVTVDFQAGFSASAATICAMGANKIRMSKYTLLLVHKCSTEQFVWSALNEEEIGSLIEQLQKQQENQQKIDNIIANVYCDRSGKKHEDIIKVMSEALWHTVDECIKFGFVDEAMDGKPAEITEQTQDFIKYNNLPVLPEVVNSWYEKKPGFLDRLFGKDKQHNIILNMIKKWTHINNVLNIEGIEAEDSAKDCTISKEQMQKIEDKMAADANSIHDKDEALTKAKNEKTALEDKVKDLEKERDDLKDKVKDLEEEPGGSTSTAVEDTKATDYDPIAVANALKQFV, translated from the coding sequence ATGAAATATCAAATATCAATCACTGGCTACATTGGGTCGTGGACTAAGAGAATGGTCCACGACATTCTCAATGACAACAAAGGCAAGCATGTAGATGTCTCCATCGACTCGCTTGGTGGAGAAGTTTCCGCCGGTCTCGCCATCTGCCAGATGTTCAAGTCACACGGTGATGTTACCGTTGACTTTCAAGCTGGCTTCTCTGCTTCCGCTGCAACCATCTGTGCGATGGGTGCCAACAAGATCCGCATGAGCAAATACACTTTACTCCTCGTCCACAAATGCTCCACGGAGCAATTTGTCTGGTCTGCACTCAACGAAGAAGAGATTGGATCTCTTATCGAACAGCTTCAGAAACAACAGGAGAACCAGCAGAAGATAGACAACATCATCGCCAACGTTTACTGTGATCGCTCCGGCAAAAAACATGAAGACATCATTAAGGTAATGTCAGAAGCTCTCTGGCACACCGTCGATGAGTGCATCAAGTTCGGATTCGTTGATGAGGCGATGGACGGCAAGCCTGCCGAGATTACCGAGCAGACACAAGACTTTATCAAGTACAACAACCTTCCAGTATTGCCAGAGGTTGTCAATTCATGGTACGAGAAGAAGCCAGGCTTCCTTGACCGTCTGTTTGGAAAAGACAAACAACATAACATTATTTTAAATATGATCAAGAAATGGACTCACATTAACAATGTCCTCAATATTGAGGGTATTGAGGCAGAAGATTCCGCAAAGGACTGCACTATCTCAAAGGAGCAGATGCAGAAGATTGAGGACAAGATGGCTGCCGATGCCAACTCCATCCATGACAAGGACGAGGCACTCACCAAAGCCAAGAATGAAAAGACGGCTTTGGAAGATAAGGTCAAGGACCTCGAAAAGGAGAGAGACGACCTGAAGGATAAAGTGAAGGATCTGGAGGAAGAGCCAGGTGGTAGCACCTCTACAGCTGTGGAGGATACCAAGGCTACGGATTATGATCCTATCGCAGTTGCTAACGCTTTAAAACAGTTTGTTTAA